The following are from one region of the Arachis duranensis cultivar V14167 chromosome 10, aradu.V14167.gnm2.J7QH, whole genome shotgun sequence genome:
- the LOC107469310 gene encoding uncharacterized protein LOC107469310, which translates to MASATNISAQISSIPMLNGSNFKVWKDTVEIILSCMDLDTALREEKPTSTLENLNEGSNTEDKDAKQFLKGVEKFFTKNEKVEASSLLSKLVSIRYKGKGNIREYIMEMSHLASKLKALKLELSEDLLVHFILISLPAHFGQFKVSYNTLKDTWSLNELISHYVQEEERLQ; encoded by the exons ATGGCTTCAGCTACTAATATTTCTGCACAAATTAGCAGTATCCCTATGCTGAATGgttcaaactttaaagtttggaaAGATACCGTGGAGATTATCCTCAGTTGTATGGATCTAGATACAGCTCTTCGAGAAGAGAAACCTACTTCCACTCTGGAAAATCTCAATGAG GGCTCAAATACTGAGGATAAAGATGCCAAACAGTTTTTAAAGGGTGttgaaaaattctttactaagaatgaaaaggtgGAGGCAAGTAGTCTTTTGAGCAAACTTGTCTCCATAAGGTATAAAGGTAAAGGGAACATTAGGGAGTACATTATGGAAATGTCTCATCTTGCTTCAAAATTGAAAGCATTAAAGTTAGAGTTGTCTGAAGATTTACTCGTGCATTTCATTTTGATTTCCCTTCCTGCACACTTTGGGCAATTCAAAGTGAGTTATAACACTCTGAAGGACACTTGGTCCTTAAATGAGCTTATATCTCATTATgtgcaagaagaagagaggcTACAGTAA